One window from the genome of Sesamum indicum cultivar Zhongzhi No. 13 linkage group LG15, S_indicum_v1.0, whole genome shotgun sequence encodes:
- the LOC105177292 gene encoding uncharacterized protein LOC105177292 isoform X1: MSSNFLASLCCIYIWILIMVFCGSYSGLASSEKLIACAFGSSHGMGTKIQGNAFLRESHSVIDLDGSTSSGARTLYHENQLLRNGQNPDSFTSPMYTNGYLGYDSERVRQTILEHESIFRNQIQELHRLYARQQELMNEIKRRELNKDDMKGEKHRLSTLFAPIPPGDAKRTWNLPHSMADCLPTSGTSSKLFPSFPEDNGVPVLPCTQDIRSLRTCEPWLSKCSVFPNGTYTLGIPADIYHRNLEKRMQERFCKLQGVEIASTNRNHPAAYGRDAKFSLTAVQTSQCDTEALGFNLCFKRTNHPGDTSLTNPRDGVPDGPTLSRGEVTPNTCSNFNLMTRDFFQNSLDAKNGSSLSILGSRNERSGKEHHSDDHAEKRRFDKHSSVGDFGSGKSLAFPQPLQAEPRNEPSNCPLDMGTSVPRGKRKIFGVEISEENDGPSNVASNISSTLDQKVGPHQENHHVVSFDSPSWISKSYVQNLELGGINGNNGKNKADVESELSSQKSYHSDMNGKWLQGCSSIGSNFVKGQSDNRKCFMNMDDMNLKPAEVLKKNPENFQKFQEVVPQHHTVLADCQSHRENSRGGLPWFLKNSQDSGDPNKGVKRSYFMNLDSLQSCSQKFFGKSEMADGSFQASKQDKEISAPKDVEGGINEINNSISTKKILGFPISNIVQSFKDPNSGDNLSRANCPGICGDSATKAKTDEDVSRNQLETKNLVLQKGLNNYISDLRHHIDLNLSLEEEDAPSAPSVPTAIVKIATTEIDLEVPAVVEFETNTSSPKESKSRKMDMPQGNPGVSYEERDRIAAEAIISILLSGKKNLVDDCVCGPPEVASRDHLKWFAETILSQCGDTPSIYVEVPLNQNGSCKEEESIPDGMDYFEFMTLKLEETKEKYYHYEPAVLNNPSDDEIGNATLSKRSRRGQSRRGRQRKDFQRDILPGLVTLSRLEVTEDLQAFEELLKAEGRTLQSGLSQRSSTRNGRGRKRSAGPTTPITTRALCSTPVQKPICQLEERSLAGWGKKTRRLPRQRCPNAIISFPVKC, encoded by the exons ATGAGTTCCAATTTTCTTGCTTCCTTGTGCTGTATATAcatttggattttaattatgGTATTCTGTGGTTCATATTCTGGGCTGGCTTCTTCTGAGAAATTGATAGCTTGTGCCTTTGGTTCTTCCCATG GGATGGGAACTAAAATACAAGGTAATGCATTTCTGCGGGAGTCTCATTCTGTCATTGATCTTGACGGAAGCACAAGCAGTGGTGCGAGGACCTTATATCATGAGAACCAGCTTCTGAGAAATGGACAGAATCCTGACTCATTCACATCCCCGATGTACACAAATGGTTATCTGGGATATGACTCAGAGAGAGTGAGGCAGACAATTCTCGAGCATGAATCGATTTTCAGAAATCAG ATCCAGGAACTGCACCGTCTTTATGCAAGACAGCAAGAGCTGATGAATGAAATCAAGAGGAGAGAATTAAACAAAGATGATATGAAGGGAGAAAAGCATCGGTTGAGCACTTTGTTCGCTCCCATCCCTCCTGGAGATGCAAAAAGAACATGGAATCTCCCTCATTCGATGGCTGATTGTCTGCCAACGTCAGGCACTTCTAGCAAACTGTTTCCCAGTTTTCCGGAGGATAACGGTGTGCCCGTATTGCCCTGCACCCAAGACATAAGAAGTTTGAGGACTTGTGAACCTTGGTTGTCTAAGTGCAGCGTTTTCCCAAATGGAACCTATACCCTCGGAATTCCAGCTGATATATACCATAGAAATCTGGAGAAGCGGATGCAAGAAAGATTTTGTAAATTACAGGGGGTTGAAATTGCCTCCACAAACAGGAACCATCCAGCCGCATACGGTAGAGATGCTAAATTTTCTCTTACTGCTGTTCAGACATCTCAATGTGATACTGAGGCTTTGGGATTTAACTTGTGCTTCAAACGTACCAATCATCCAGGAGACACAAGTTTAACCAACCCAAGAGATGGAGTTCCTGATGGTCCAACGCTTTCAAGAGGAGAGGTAACTCCAAATACATGTTCAAACTTTAATCTAATGACTAGagatttctttcaaaattccCTGGATGCAAAGAACGGGAGTTCTCTGAGCATTCTGGGATCGAGGAATGAAAGAAGTGGGAAGGAGCATCACTCTGATGACCATGCAG AGAAAAGGAGATTTGACAAACATTCTTCTGTTGGAGACTTCGGTTCTGGCAAGTCACTGGCATTTCCTCAACCACTACAGGCTGAACCACGAAATGAACCTTCAAATTGTCCGTTGGATATGGGTACATCAGTGCCTCGTGGGAAAAGGAAAATCTTTGGGGTTGAAATTTCTGAAGAAAATGATGGTCCTTCTAACGTTGCTTCCAACATTTCAAGTACTCTGGATCAGAAAGTTGGAcctcatcaagaaaatcacCATGTTGTCTCGTTTGATTCACCCTCATGGATTTCTAAATCTTACGTGCAAAATCTTGAGCTTGGTGGAATCAATGGGAATAATGGCAAAAACAAGGCAGATGTGGAAAGCGAACTATCGAGCCAGAAATCCTATCATTCTGATATGAATGGGAAATGGTTGCAGGGCTGTTCTTCAATTGGATCAAACTTTGTCAAAGGGCAAAGTGATAACAGAAAATGTTTCATGAATATGGATGACATGAACTTGAAGCCTGCAGAAGTCTTGAAGAAAAATCCAGAAAACTTCCAGAAGTTTCAAGAGGTGGTTCCTCAACATCATACTGTTCTTGCAGATTGTCAAAGCCACCGGGAGAATTCCAGGGGAGGGTTGCCCTGGTTTCTTAAAAATTCACAAGATAGTGGTGATCCAAACAAAGGGGTGAAGAGGTCGTATTTCATGAATCTGGACTCTTTGCAAAGTTGTTCTCAGAAGTTCTTTGGGAAATCTGAGATGGCTGATGGCTCCTTTCAAGCTTCGAAGCAGGACAAGGAAATCTCAGCACCCAAGGATGTGGAGGGTGGAATCAATGAGATCAACAACAGTATCAGTACTAAAAAGATTCTTGGTTTTCCAATTTCTAATATCGTTCAAAGCTTCAAGGATCCAAATTCTGGAGACAACCTCTCTAGGGCCAACTGCCCTGGTATCTGCGGTGATAGTGCTACAAAAGCTAAAACAGATGAAGATGTTTCAAGGAATCAGCTTGAAACCAAGAATCTTGTTTTACAGAAAGGATTAAATAACTATATATCTGACTTGAGGCATCATATCGATTTGAACTTGTCTTTGGAAGAGGAGGACGCTCCATCAGCACCTTCTGTCCCAACAGCTATTGTAAAAATTGCAACCACAGAGATAGATTTGGAGGTTCCAGCAGTTGTTGAATTCGAAACTAATACATCATCTCCTAAAGAATCCAAGTCTAGGAAAATGGACATGCCTCAAGGAAACCCTGGAGTTTCTTATGAAGAACGTGATAGAATTGCAGCGGAGGCCATAATTTCCATCTTGTTGTCTGGGAAGAAGAATTTGGTTGATGACTGTGTTTGCGGGCCTCCAGAAGTCGCATCTAGGGATCATCTCAAATGGTTTGCAGAAACAATTTTATCTCAATGTGGTGATACTCCAAGCATTTATGTCGAAGTTCCCTTGAATCAGAATGGATCATgtaaagaagaagaatctATTCCTGATGGTATGGACTACTTTGAGTTCATGACATTAAAGTTAGAAGAAACCAAGGAAAAATACTATCACTATGAGCCAGCTGTGTTGAACAATCCAAGTGACGATGAGATTGGGAATGCTACATTGTCCAAAAGGTCTCGAAGAGGGCAGTCAAGGAGGGGGAGACAACGAAAGGACTTCCAACGCGACATACTTCCTGGTTTGGTTACATTGTCACGTCTTGAAGTGACTGAGGATCTACAGGCGTTTGAAGAGTTACTGAAAGCTGAAGGTAGAACTTTGCAGTCAGGTTTGTCACAACGAAGCTCCACGAGGAACGGTAGGGGAAGGAAGCGTTCGGCTGGTCCAACGACACCTATAACCACAAGAGCACTTTGCTCAACCCCAGTGCAGAAGCCCATTTGTCAACTTGAGGAGAGAAGTTTAGCGGGATGGGGAAAGAAAACTAGGCGTCTCCCACGGCAGAGATGCCCCAATGCGATTATTTCGTTTCCCGTAAAATGCTGA
- the LOC105177292 gene encoding uncharacterized protein LOC105177292 isoform X2 produces MSSNFLASLCCIYIWILIMVFCGSYSGLASSEKLIACAFGSSHGMGTKIQGNAFLRESHSVIDLDGSTSSGARTLYHENQLLRNGQNPDSFTSPMYTNGYLGYDSERVRQTILEHESIFRNQIQELHRLYARQQELMNEIKRRELNKDDMKGEKHRLSTLFAPIPPGDAKRTWNLPHSMADCLPTSGTSSKLFPSFPEDNGVPVLPCTQDIRSLRTCEPWLSKCSVFPNGTYTLGIPADIYHRNLEKRMQERFCKLQGVEIASTNRNHPAAYGDTSLTNPRDGVPDGPTLSRGEVTPNTCSNFNLMTRDFFQNSLDAKNGSSLSILGSRNERSGKEHHSDDHAEKRRFDKHSSVGDFGSGKSLAFPQPLQAEPRNEPSNCPLDMGTSVPRGKRKIFGVEISEENDGPSNVASNISSTLDQKVGPHQENHHVVSFDSPSWISKSYVQNLELGGINGNNGKNKADVESELSSQKSYHSDMNGKWLQGCSSIGSNFVKGQSDNRKCFMNMDDMNLKPAEVLKKNPENFQKFQEVVPQHHTVLADCQSHRENSRGGLPWFLKNSQDSGDPNKGVKRSYFMNLDSLQSCSQKFFGKSEMADGSFQASKQDKEISAPKDVEGGINEINNSISTKKILGFPISNIVQSFKDPNSGDNLSRANCPGICGDSATKAKTDEDVSRNQLETKNLVLQKGLNNYISDLRHHIDLNLSLEEEDAPSAPSVPTAIVKIATTEIDLEVPAVVEFETNTSSPKESKSRKMDMPQGNPGVSYEERDRIAAEAIISILLSGKKNLVDDCVCGPPEVASRDHLKWFAETILSQCGDTPSIYVEVPLNQNGSCKEEESIPDGMDYFEFMTLKLEETKEKYYHYEPAVLNNPSDDEIGNATLSKRSRRGQSRRGRQRKDFQRDILPGLVTLSRLEVTEDLQAFEELLKAEGRTLQSGLSQRSSTRNGRGRKRSAGPTTPITTRALCSTPVQKPICQLEERSLAGWGKKTRRLPRQRCPNAIISFPVKC; encoded by the exons ATGAGTTCCAATTTTCTTGCTTCCTTGTGCTGTATATAcatttggattttaattatgGTATTCTGTGGTTCATATTCTGGGCTGGCTTCTTCTGAGAAATTGATAGCTTGTGCCTTTGGTTCTTCCCATG GGATGGGAACTAAAATACAAGGTAATGCATTTCTGCGGGAGTCTCATTCTGTCATTGATCTTGACGGAAGCACAAGCAGTGGTGCGAGGACCTTATATCATGAGAACCAGCTTCTGAGAAATGGACAGAATCCTGACTCATTCACATCCCCGATGTACACAAATGGTTATCTGGGATATGACTCAGAGAGAGTGAGGCAGACAATTCTCGAGCATGAATCGATTTTCAGAAATCAG ATCCAGGAACTGCACCGTCTTTATGCAAGACAGCAAGAGCTGATGAATGAAATCAAGAGGAGAGAATTAAACAAAGATGATATGAAGGGAGAAAAGCATCGGTTGAGCACTTTGTTCGCTCCCATCCCTCCTGGAGATGCAAAAAGAACATGGAATCTCCCTCATTCGATGGCTGATTGTCTGCCAACGTCAGGCACTTCTAGCAAACTGTTTCCCAGTTTTCCGGAGGATAACGGTGTGCCCGTATTGCCCTGCACCCAAGACATAAGAAGTTTGAGGACTTGTGAACCTTGGTTGTCTAAGTGCAGCGTTTTCCCAAATGGAACCTATACCCTCGGAATTCCAGCTGATATATACCATAGAAATCTGGAGAAGCGGATGCAAGAAAGATTTTGTAAATTACAGGGGGTTGAAATTGCCTCCACAAACAGGAACCATCCAGCCGCATACG GAGACACAAGTTTAACCAACCCAAGAGATGGAGTTCCTGATGGTCCAACGCTTTCAAGAGGAGAGGTAACTCCAAATACATGTTCAAACTTTAATCTAATGACTAGagatttctttcaaaattccCTGGATGCAAAGAACGGGAGTTCTCTGAGCATTCTGGGATCGAGGAATGAAAGAAGTGGGAAGGAGCATCACTCTGATGACCATGCAG AGAAAAGGAGATTTGACAAACATTCTTCTGTTGGAGACTTCGGTTCTGGCAAGTCACTGGCATTTCCTCAACCACTACAGGCTGAACCACGAAATGAACCTTCAAATTGTCCGTTGGATATGGGTACATCAGTGCCTCGTGGGAAAAGGAAAATCTTTGGGGTTGAAATTTCTGAAGAAAATGATGGTCCTTCTAACGTTGCTTCCAACATTTCAAGTACTCTGGATCAGAAAGTTGGAcctcatcaagaaaatcacCATGTTGTCTCGTTTGATTCACCCTCATGGATTTCTAAATCTTACGTGCAAAATCTTGAGCTTGGTGGAATCAATGGGAATAATGGCAAAAACAAGGCAGATGTGGAAAGCGAACTATCGAGCCAGAAATCCTATCATTCTGATATGAATGGGAAATGGTTGCAGGGCTGTTCTTCAATTGGATCAAACTTTGTCAAAGGGCAAAGTGATAACAGAAAATGTTTCATGAATATGGATGACATGAACTTGAAGCCTGCAGAAGTCTTGAAGAAAAATCCAGAAAACTTCCAGAAGTTTCAAGAGGTGGTTCCTCAACATCATACTGTTCTTGCAGATTGTCAAAGCCACCGGGAGAATTCCAGGGGAGGGTTGCCCTGGTTTCTTAAAAATTCACAAGATAGTGGTGATCCAAACAAAGGGGTGAAGAGGTCGTATTTCATGAATCTGGACTCTTTGCAAAGTTGTTCTCAGAAGTTCTTTGGGAAATCTGAGATGGCTGATGGCTCCTTTCAAGCTTCGAAGCAGGACAAGGAAATCTCAGCACCCAAGGATGTGGAGGGTGGAATCAATGAGATCAACAACAGTATCAGTACTAAAAAGATTCTTGGTTTTCCAATTTCTAATATCGTTCAAAGCTTCAAGGATCCAAATTCTGGAGACAACCTCTCTAGGGCCAACTGCCCTGGTATCTGCGGTGATAGTGCTACAAAAGCTAAAACAGATGAAGATGTTTCAAGGAATCAGCTTGAAACCAAGAATCTTGTTTTACAGAAAGGATTAAATAACTATATATCTGACTTGAGGCATCATATCGATTTGAACTTGTCTTTGGAAGAGGAGGACGCTCCATCAGCACCTTCTGTCCCAACAGCTATTGTAAAAATTGCAACCACAGAGATAGATTTGGAGGTTCCAGCAGTTGTTGAATTCGAAACTAATACATCATCTCCTAAAGAATCCAAGTCTAGGAAAATGGACATGCCTCAAGGAAACCCTGGAGTTTCTTATGAAGAACGTGATAGAATTGCAGCGGAGGCCATAATTTCCATCTTGTTGTCTGGGAAGAAGAATTTGGTTGATGACTGTGTTTGCGGGCCTCCAGAAGTCGCATCTAGGGATCATCTCAAATGGTTTGCAGAAACAATTTTATCTCAATGTGGTGATACTCCAAGCATTTATGTCGAAGTTCCCTTGAATCAGAATGGATCATgtaaagaagaagaatctATTCCTGATGGTATGGACTACTTTGAGTTCATGACATTAAAGTTAGAAGAAACCAAGGAAAAATACTATCACTATGAGCCAGCTGTGTTGAACAATCCAAGTGACGATGAGATTGGGAATGCTACATTGTCCAAAAGGTCTCGAAGAGGGCAGTCAAGGAGGGGGAGACAACGAAAGGACTTCCAACGCGACATACTTCCTGGTTTGGTTACATTGTCACGTCTTGAAGTGACTGAGGATCTACAGGCGTTTGAAGAGTTACTGAAAGCTGAAGGTAGAACTTTGCAGTCAGGTTTGTCACAACGAAGCTCCACGAGGAACGGTAGGGGAAGGAAGCGTTCGGCTGGTCCAACGACACCTATAACCACAAGAGCACTTTGCTCAACCCCAGTGCAGAAGCCCATTTGTCAACTTGAGGAGAGAAGTTTAGCGGGATGGGGAAAGAAAACTAGGCGTCTCCCACGGCAGAGATGCCCCAATGCGATTATTTCGTTTCCCGTAAAATGCTGA
- the LOC105177292 gene encoding uncharacterized protein LOC105177292 isoform X3: protein MGTKIQGNAFLRESHSVIDLDGSTSSGARTLYHENQLLRNGQNPDSFTSPMYTNGYLGYDSERVRQTILEHESIFRNQIQELHRLYARQQELMNEIKRRELNKDDMKGEKHRLSTLFAPIPPGDAKRTWNLPHSMADCLPTSGTSSKLFPSFPEDNGVPVLPCTQDIRSLRTCEPWLSKCSVFPNGTYTLGIPADIYHRNLEKRMQERFCKLQGVEIASTNRNHPAAYGRDAKFSLTAVQTSQCDTEALGFNLCFKRTNHPGDTSLTNPRDGVPDGPTLSRGEVTPNTCSNFNLMTRDFFQNSLDAKNGSSLSILGSRNERSGKEHHSDDHAEKRRFDKHSSVGDFGSGKSLAFPQPLQAEPRNEPSNCPLDMGTSVPRGKRKIFGVEISEENDGPSNVASNISSTLDQKVGPHQENHHVVSFDSPSWISKSYVQNLELGGINGNNGKNKADVESELSSQKSYHSDMNGKWLQGCSSIGSNFVKGQSDNRKCFMNMDDMNLKPAEVLKKNPENFQKFQEVVPQHHTVLADCQSHRENSRGGLPWFLKNSQDSGDPNKGVKRSYFMNLDSLQSCSQKFFGKSEMADGSFQASKQDKEISAPKDVEGGINEINNSISTKKILGFPISNIVQSFKDPNSGDNLSRANCPGICGDSATKAKTDEDVSRNQLETKNLVLQKGLNNYISDLRHHIDLNLSLEEEDAPSAPSVPTAIVKIATTEIDLEVPAVVEFETNTSSPKESKSRKMDMPQGNPGVSYEERDRIAAEAIISILLSGKKNLVDDCVCGPPEVASRDHLKWFAETILSQCGDTPSIYVEVPLNQNGSCKEEESIPDGMDYFEFMTLKLEETKEKYYHYEPAVLNNPSDDEIGNATLSKRSRRGQSRRGRQRKDFQRDILPGLVTLSRLEVTEDLQAFEELLKAEGRTLQSGLSQRSSTRNGRGRKRSAGPTTPITTRALCSTPVQKPICQLEERSLAGWGKKTRRLPRQRCPNAIISFPVKC from the exons ATGGGAACTAAAATACAAGGTAATGCATTTCTGCGGGAGTCTCATTCTGTCATTGATCTTGACGGAAGCACAAGCAGTGGTGCGAGGACCTTATATCATGAGAACCAGCTTCTGAGAAATGGACAGAATCCTGACTCATTCACATCCCCGATGTACACAAATGGTTATCTGGGATATGACTCAGAGAGAGTGAGGCAGACAATTCTCGAGCATGAATCGATTTTCAGAAATCAG ATCCAGGAACTGCACCGTCTTTATGCAAGACAGCAAGAGCTGATGAATGAAATCAAGAGGAGAGAATTAAACAAAGATGATATGAAGGGAGAAAAGCATCGGTTGAGCACTTTGTTCGCTCCCATCCCTCCTGGAGATGCAAAAAGAACATGGAATCTCCCTCATTCGATGGCTGATTGTCTGCCAACGTCAGGCACTTCTAGCAAACTGTTTCCCAGTTTTCCGGAGGATAACGGTGTGCCCGTATTGCCCTGCACCCAAGACATAAGAAGTTTGAGGACTTGTGAACCTTGGTTGTCTAAGTGCAGCGTTTTCCCAAATGGAACCTATACCCTCGGAATTCCAGCTGATATATACCATAGAAATCTGGAGAAGCGGATGCAAGAAAGATTTTGTAAATTACAGGGGGTTGAAATTGCCTCCACAAACAGGAACCATCCAGCCGCATACGGTAGAGATGCTAAATTTTCTCTTACTGCTGTTCAGACATCTCAATGTGATACTGAGGCTTTGGGATTTAACTTGTGCTTCAAACGTACCAATCATCCAGGAGACACAAGTTTAACCAACCCAAGAGATGGAGTTCCTGATGGTCCAACGCTTTCAAGAGGAGAGGTAACTCCAAATACATGTTCAAACTTTAATCTAATGACTAGagatttctttcaaaattccCTGGATGCAAAGAACGGGAGTTCTCTGAGCATTCTGGGATCGAGGAATGAAAGAAGTGGGAAGGAGCATCACTCTGATGACCATGCAG AGAAAAGGAGATTTGACAAACATTCTTCTGTTGGAGACTTCGGTTCTGGCAAGTCACTGGCATTTCCTCAACCACTACAGGCTGAACCACGAAATGAACCTTCAAATTGTCCGTTGGATATGGGTACATCAGTGCCTCGTGGGAAAAGGAAAATCTTTGGGGTTGAAATTTCTGAAGAAAATGATGGTCCTTCTAACGTTGCTTCCAACATTTCAAGTACTCTGGATCAGAAAGTTGGAcctcatcaagaaaatcacCATGTTGTCTCGTTTGATTCACCCTCATGGATTTCTAAATCTTACGTGCAAAATCTTGAGCTTGGTGGAATCAATGGGAATAATGGCAAAAACAAGGCAGATGTGGAAAGCGAACTATCGAGCCAGAAATCCTATCATTCTGATATGAATGGGAAATGGTTGCAGGGCTGTTCTTCAATTGGATCAAACTTTGTCAAAGGGCAAAGTGATAACAGAAAATGTTTCATGAATATGGATGACATGAACTTGAAGCCTGCAGAAGTCTTGAAGAAAAATCCAGAAAACTTCCAGAAGTTTCAAGAGGTGGTTCCTCAACATCATACTGTTCTTGCAGATTGTCAAAGCCACCGGGAGAATTCCAGGGGAGGGTTGCCCTGGTTTCTTAAAAATTCACAAGATAGTGGTGATCCAAACAAAGGGGTGAAGAGGTCGTATTTCATGAATCTGGACTCTTTGCAAAGTTGTTCTCAGAAGTTCTTTGGGAAATCTGAGATGGCTGATGGCTCCTTTCAAGCTTCGAAGCAGGACAAGGAAATCTCAGCACCCAAGGATGTGGAGGGTGGAATCAATGAGATCAACAACAGTATCAGTACTAAAAAGATTCTTGGTTTTCCAATTTCTAATATCGTTCAAAGCTTCAAGGATCCAAATTCTGGAGACAACCTCTCTAGGGCCAACTGCCCTGGTATCTGCGGTGATAGTGCTACAAAAGCTAAAACAGATGAAGATGTTTCAAGGAATCAGCTTGAAACCAAGAATCTTGTTTTACAGAAAGGATTAAATAACTATATATCTGACTTGAGGCATCATATCGATTTGAACTTGTCTTTGGAAGAGGAGGACGCTCCATCAGCACCTTCTGTCCCAACAGCTATTGTAAAAATTGCAACCACAGAGATAGATTTGGAGGTTCCAGCAGTTGTTGAATTCGAAACTAATACATCATCTCCTAAAGAATCCAAGTCTAGGAAAATGGACATGCCTCAAGGAAACCCTGGAGTTTCTTATGAAGAACGTGATAGAATTGCAGCGGAGGCCATAATTTCCATCTTGTTGTCTGGGAAGAAGAATTTGGTTGATGACTGTGTTTGCGGGCCTCCAGAAGTCGCATCTAGGGATCATCTCAAATGGTTTGCAGAAACAATTTTATCTCAATGTGGTGATACTCCAAGCATTTATGTCGAAGTTCCCTTGAATCAGAATGGATCATgtaaagaagaagaatctATTCCTGATGGTATGGACTACTTTGAGTTCATGACATTAAAGTTAGAAGAAACCAAGGAAAAATACTATCACTATGAGCCAGCTGTGTTGAACAATCCAAGTGACGATGAGATTGGGAATGCTACATTGTCCAAAAGGTCTCGAAGAGGGCAGTCAAGGAGGGGGAGACAACGAAAGGACTTCCAACGCGACATACTTCCTGGTTTGGTTACATTGTCACGTCTTGAAGTGACTGAGGATCTACAGGCGTTTGAAGAGTTACTGAAAGCTGAAGGTAGAACTTTGCAGTCAGGTTTGTCACAACGAAGCTCCACGAGGAACGGTAGGGGAAGGAAGCGTTCGGCTGGTCCAACGACACCTATAACCACAAGAGCACTTTGCTCAACCCCAGTGCAGAAGCCCATTTGTCAACTTGAGGAGAGAAGTTTAGCGGGATGGGGAAAGAAAACTAGGCGTCTCCCACGGCAGAGATGCCCCAATGCGATTATTTCGTTTCCCGTAAAATGCTGA